The genomic DNA aaaatgacaaatgcgAATAAATGTTAATGTTTTATAGACTCtatgattattaattttttattaactaaAGTTAGGAATTTTgcatttttggattttataattatttcaaataagttGAATTGATAATTATGATCATATCTATGGAATAATTTACATGAAATATTTATTGCGTGGGtgtgaaatttattttattaaaagtttatatagtataaaaaataattatatatatatatatattaatataaactataaatcaACATAGATTACTATCTTAATACGTAGTATgtcataataaattttcttcataaaATTCATGCAATGCACGTGTTCAATGGCCTAGTATATATTATCGTAAACATTGTAGTAAACAATGAAAACTAGTCCATAGCAATGAGAGGGAGATTAGTGATCTTTTCCAAACTCTCAACAATATTCTTTTTCTagttttttcattattaaaatattattattatttatttacattttctaTATTTCTTTCGGATTTTAATCCCACATCTTATTTCCAGAAGTCCAATCAGTTATGACGAATAAAGTTCGACTCGAGTTAGGTCAGTCCATATATAATAGTAACTGTATCGAAAAAGCTTCAAATGCCTATTATCAAAAGAACATTTGACTTTGAAGCGttgcattttctttataaGTGATTTATTTGCtctctgtcttttttttttgcaagtatgcttttgttggattttttttgttttatattttgtttgttcATAATAATGTCCCTTGTAATTATATACTTTCACTAGCATTAGAAAGTACGTCTTAATAAAGGAGTTTAGAGGCCCAAACTTGTTCAATAGAAAGaaatcataaattaattattattacacttgaaatattaaaaataataaaaaatattttttgatagaACTTACTTCTAATTTTGGAACTTTGAAGTCCACAGATTGAAAATTCTTGATGCCAGACAGATTAATAAATCTAATTGGTCTTTTTCTCTAGGATTAAAGGCGTGACGCACGAGGTGACGCTGAGGCTTaacttcttttgtttttttctcccCACTAATTTATAcatgtggatttttttttctatctctaatcctttaaaaaattaaacaggCTATAGTCACCACACGGATAGAAAAAGGTatctataattttatatatttaatacccgattaaaaaaacttataaatCAACATTGAAATGGAGATATACTTTCTTTACAAATGAAGTACACTAAAAGATACTCatcgaaaaaaagaagtatACTAAAAGATTATAAACTGTCCTTTTCGCAATCTTTTTAATAAAACGAGGTATTTTTTGAgtgcatatatttttaaatcgATTTGAACAAGAAATCAAAACTCTTATCTTTTACGTTAATTTTAGCTAAGGACAATTCACACAACACACATATGCAGTAGTAGTTTCCGAACAAGTATAACGACATCGAGTTTATCATCCGTTTTGATGATTCGGGACTAGAGAATTACGGACGTTCAAGCTGAAAACATTATGTGATGACGGTCTATTACGACCAAGCAGTGAGTCGACTTCACCGTCTTTCGGATATGGATCCACTGACGAAATGGGCTCTGGCCCAATCCTCTCTTTGGGCCCACCAACTCCTAAGTCCAGCCCATTTACGAGTACTGCTTTCACCATGCGGGGTCTTGCTCGCTGGACAAGACACAGCTGCAAGCAGTCTCACGGATGTCGGCCTAAGGCATTTGTCCGACGACGCCGAATCTCCGTCCACCGCTGCAACCGTGCGAAGCCCACTTCTCTGAGGCGTGCATGCCGGAAATTTGACTCCAGTTGACAGCGGAAAGATGGTCTTCTGGCGTCGGATCAGCCAGTCGCAGCTGACACGAGTTTCGCAGCGCATCGAGCAATGCTGCCTTCAAGCTTCTCGCAGCTCCTTACGCCATTACACTGCTCCAGTTACTTTGATCGATGTAAAGGAAAGCCCTTTAACGGTGATTCGTAGGAGAGACAACCCCGGATTTTGCAGCAATGTGAGGTTTTTCGCTGCGCCAGTTCAGGTGAATTGCAACACACCATGGTCGTTATTAATCTTCATTTCTCAAGATGATTTGGGGAAGCAAAAAAGTTTCCCACTTCTCCCTTTCCATTTAGTAGGGAAAGTGGAAGCCCGGGAAATTGTCTTCCTCGGAAGTGGAAAAACAAGATTTAGTACTTTGTCTGCGCAAGTCTTTATTTACGGGTGCTTGtgggttttctttttaaatttagcGGTTTTAGTTTTTGCGAAGTGAATTCAGTTGATTTTTGATGTTTTTGGGTTAAATTGGTGATATAATCTTAGGCCAAGCCGAAGGAGGAAGAGAGGGAGCCGAGCTGCCGTCGTTTGAATGAGCAAATTAAAGCTAGGGAAGTTCGGGTCGTGACCGATGAAGGTATAGTCTATGAAACTTATTCGAGATGTATATCTTTCGTATACTGGTTTGCTATTCAGTTTAGGTGTTCTTCCAAGTACCACAGTTCAAATTTTCTCGAAAATATGAAATTGTTTTGTATTGATCTATGGAAGTATGAGTTATGTTCTGCTCTCAGAAGTCAATAGAGCGAGTACCCAGTtaaattttgttgaaaatCTGTAGTTTGTATTGCTACATGTATGGAAGTATGAATTATGTTCTGCTTTTGGAAGTCCATAGAGCGAGTTTCTATATTTAGAACTGGGTTCAGATTAGGATGGGGTCGTGAATACCAGATGAGAGAATGACATTTGCAGTGCCGCATCTATCCATCACTGGCAGACTCAGGATGGTCTCTTTATGATTCAAGAATGAGCACCGAAATGTTTGATTTCAAGTTTTACTAACATGAGTTGATATGCAGGGCATTACGTTGTCCCGCTTTATCAAGCATTGCAGGAAGCAAGAGCACGCAAGCTTGATTTGGTCGAGGTACATGTTTACTTCAAGCCTTACACTCAAGTCTGAATAACCGTTTATTTCTTAGAAAGTTTAACTGCTTAGTAAATAGTGAAGGGTATGTCTTACTGAGACGggagagttaaaatcttatcTTCCTGGAGCTGGCAGCATTTGCCCTTCTTCCAAATTGAGTGATCTACTATCAGCCATGATTATTTCCGGCAGATGAAAGAGGCTTTGCAATGTCTCCTTTTTCCATCAATCCTGAGCTCCATATTTTGTTCTGAATTAAAATGTAGAAATCGTACGAGTAATTTACTACTTATTCTAAGATGCAGAAGGAATCTTAATAAATTGAAGTGTCATTTCCAATTTCAGTGTCTAAGCTGAGTTAGCCCCTACCTAGAAATTACAAGTCTCATTAACTACcatgaattttaaattaaatatgattAATGCATTTGTTATGTCTACTGTCTTATGTACAGAATGCATCGActttcatgctctcctttctGAAGGCTAACTCAGTTGGGGAAATCTGTATTTTCTGTACATAGCTTAGATAAAGTTGCGTGTGAAAGCTGCGTTCAAACTTGAGAATCGTCAAATCTTCTAAGGGAACTAATTAGCTTGAAAGCTCAGGGATACAAGTGCCACCTATGTTGAATTGAGTAAGTTTTGAAAGCATAAACTGACTAATgtctttaaaaaagaaaaaaagaaaaaagaagaaatcatgaagaagaagatatatGCTGTTAACTTGATAGGAAAAAGTTTAATGAATCAATCTGACCTGGAACTTACAAGGTGAAATagattaccgcttaattaatttaagatGATTTCACAAAGTTTTTGCAAATAgaattgataaatatattcatcTCCTCAATTTATGTAACGAAACATATTAATCTTCTTTTACTAATGACAATCTAGTGCGATACGCAGGTGAAGTgggtagtttttcttttatttactgTCGAATTCTGAGATTTCCTGATTTATTTTTGTGAAGTGAGTGGGGGATAAATGTTATAAGCAAATTTCTTGAGCAACAATGCCCGTACTAAAAGtaagtaaaaggaaaaatagaagGTAAATTGGACCGAGAGACAGCTGTGGTGGGCTTAACATCAGTATTTCATTTAGCTCCACTGTTCTTGTCCTTTATCTGTTTGAACTTGGATCCTTTGATgtatttgatgatttttgtttCGTTTACTTGCTGTGCTTGGCAGGTTCAAAGAAGTGCTAATCCTCCTGTTGTTAAGATAATGGATTACCATATGGAGAGGTACAAACAACAACTGCAAGAAAAGGAGCGTGCTAAAGCCAAGGGAAAGGTGGTCTAATTCCTTAATATACGATCTCAGTGCTTCTTTGGCTGATGGTCGCCTTATATGCATAACCTTTGCATGTATTTCAGGCACGCTCCTTTTCTGCCATTTTATGTATTTCATTTATGTGCTATGTTTATGTTAAACCTTTGTTTATGCAGACGACTGTCAAATCAGGGACTTGCAAAGAAATTCGGTTTACTGTAAAGGCTGTAAGTCAGTTTCACTTAACACTCCTATTTTGTTCCCCTGATATCTGTTTTACATCGTTCTTATTTTTAGAAACCGACGCACTCGCTGCAAACTATTTTGCCCTTGATACTACTTATACAGATAAGAATGTTTCCAGTCATTTCTAAGACGATGTCCCATTCCAAGGAATGATCAGTTATAGAGCAAGTTTGTATTTCTAATACCGAGGAAGACTAATTATTCATTTCTTTCTGTTACGATTTTCCTGTTAACAGGAAGCAAAAGACCTGGCTGTTAAGGCAGATGGGATTAAAAGACTGATGGACCGTGGCTACCGTGTGAAGGTACCTCCCATCTTATTTCTGGGACTGTTTTTAGTTTTCACATAATGACAGTTTTGAGTGAATATGATTGCAATTTTTCCTGTGATGCCTAGTCCAAATTTGGATGGTCCGACAAAGTTTTTGTAATATGAATTTTGATCTCCATCATAAAATGCCTCTCCTCCTAACAGTGCATGGCGACTGGTACCGAAGATCAGGACTTGGGAAGCTTGCTAGCTCGAGTTTTTACTTTGGTATGAGCTATCGCTAGTAGTTGatattcttcttctcttctggGCTTTCTTTTCGAAGTATCTTATTTATGGGTCTGACCTTCTGTTAGCAATTTTTCGCAGATTGAAGACGTGTCTCATGTTGAAAGTGGACCTAGGGTGGAGAAAAGGCAGGCTTACGTTGTTGTAAGGCACATAAAATTTGGTACTAAGAAAGGACGTGGGAAGAAGAAGGTTGACGTAAATGCTGAGATAGAGCGGCAGCAAGTGGCGCTGGCATCAGGTGATAGCAGTTCTATCCCGGAAGAAGAGGACTTCCATGTATCGGGATCTGAGGAAACCGAGGAAGAGAATTTCCACGGTGAAGAAAAGCCTGGAAAAGTTGGGATTGCCTGGTCTATGGATAAAGGCAATGACGATTCCAGCAAAATGTTCAATCCGGGATCAAACAGTAATCGTGGCGTTTCCTCAAACTTTCAGAGGCCTGCTCAAGCACAAGCGCACACAGCTCCAGCACAGAAAGTAACAGAGAATCGATACGCCAGGAAGACAGAACAAGGTAGGAGGTTTCCACCGCATAACTCTGTTGACAACAGTAACTGGGGTAGGGGTTCGAGAGACACTTTCAGGTCTGACCAGCGTGATAGGACACGGATGCCCTCGGATATTCCGAGGCAAGAACGTTCTTATCCTAATTTCTCGAGGAATTCAGGGGCTCCTCCTGGTGAGGTCCAGAAGCCACGAGTACAGAGGCCTGAAGGTCCCAGCCCCCAGGACGCTGGCCAGAGTTTTGGAATCTTCAGCAATCCGAGAAGTAATGCTTCGAACAATCAGCAGTAGCTCCAGCAGTCTGTGGGAACACGACAAGCTTTTGTGAGCTTTAAGCCATGGCGTTAAACTACACAAACATAAGAAATTCTCGTGACCGTGTTATAGGCGAGACTATTCAGGCCGAGTCATTATTTCGTGTTCGATGAATGTATCTGAGCAAAGCATGTTGTAGAAGAGAGAGGGTGCTGCATTTTTTTACCGGCGAGAGTCAATGACATTctttattgtgttgttcttgTCTGCAGCAGCAGATAATTCACTGATGCTGTAATGACATCCTTCTCGATCTGATGATAATAAGCCGAGTGTGATCCGTTAACGAGGATAGTTATTATGGATTTTGCCGCATTTATACAACCAATTTCGATCATATTATATGAATGCAGAATGTGGAAAACAGTTTGGTGTCTCGACTTCCAGAATTCATTTCTTCGGAATCGTGCAAGTTAAACGAAGCATAAACATCAAGGCTATAGCCATAACTTATCCTACTTGTAGTCTTGTAAGATAAATCGAACGACAATCTACTTGTGGGTTCCAACCAATTGAGAACATATCGAGGCACGCATCTCTAAAGGGAACGAACTACTGCCCGTCGACTGTTAGCTTTCACTATTTGGTCCGATGCCCGTCGACTGTTAGCTTTCACTATTTGGTCCGATCCCCCGTAGGCAGTACCAACCATATTATGCATTAGAAGCGgataaacaatttttttttttcaattaacttttaaaataGGAAAAGTAGTTTTAACTGAAAACTAGgcaaaaatgttttttttttggcgaaATAAAAAAACCCGGGTACTAACGGGCCGAAGTCGGGTATTCTCAAAACGGGTCGGGCATATCGTCTCAAGTCCATCTTCTTCCCCCGAAGcagctcagctcagctcagctcGATAAGCCCTAGAAACCTAAAACCTCCCAGttttcttcttcgtcttcttcttaCTCTGTTCGAGCAATTCAATCTTCAACACCAACAACGGCTGCTGATTCGTCGCCTCAGGTCAATGCCTGACATTCACTCAAAACCCAACAATTTTAAGCTCAATATTTCTGTGTCGGTCTGTGCCTGTTCAGAGATTGGTTTGCCGTTGATGCTCTATGTTTGCTTAATGCATTGAGACAACTGAATTTATGTGCGTTCCTGAAATCCTAGTTTATTCTTTGTATCCTGTCAATTACTCTAATGGGTCAGCAGTTAGCTTCTGCATGAAGATGAACTATGAAGGTTTCTTGTTTTCTAGCCGGTAAAAGGATTAGATTGAAACTGGGTTGAAACTCACTGTGAAGGTCGGGTCTTGTCGTCAACTTCTCTCGTGAATATACTGTTGGTTGTTTGTTTATGCTTTCATGGATCGGATAAGCGAAATGAGTCACTTGGTGTTATTGATTTGGCATCTCGGTTAAACTATTGATGTCATGTTTCTGTAGAGTCGAGGCCGCAAGGTCTGTTAAGTGAGGTACTTTCAGCAGCGGCTGGAGTTAGTAGAGATAAGACAATGGATTTTGATGAGTATGAGTATCTGGAGAAGACAGTGGAGAACCCGGAATTGGAGAAAGTGAAAGAGGTTACTAATGGCAGTGAAGAAAGGGACAGAGACCGACGTCGGAGTTCTAAGCATAGAAGTGATGATAATGAGCATGATGCTGATCATTCCTTGAAGCGGTCAAAATCGTCAGGAGAAAAATCCCATGACCATGAACTGCATGGCTCTCGTCACCGTTCACGATCCAGAGATGGAGAGAGGGATCGACACAAAAGCAATCGTGAACATAGGGAcaaggagagggagagggagaaagaTAGGGATAGGGAGGAGAGAAATGGGACGGCCAAGGGAAGAAACAGAGACCGAGATCGGGACGGGGACCGGGACCTGGACCGAAGTTTCAGGGACCGGGATAGTGAAAGGAGGAGAGGCAGGGAGAAGGAAAGGGAAAGTAGAAGCCGTTCTGATAAGCGTCAAGGCGACAGGGATGAGACGGACAGAGAAAGGGGTCGCGATaaggagagagaaaaggaTCGTGAGAAGCCTTTGAAGGAACGAGAGAGAGATCACAGGTGCTTTCTATGTCTTGGTTAATTCTTTTACTTTGCAATTGCTTAACTGTTTCTTGCCAATTTGGTTTCTTTCAATAACCTTTTGCTTGGATGAGATTCATGTTGCATTTACGATGACCAAAAGCTTTTATAGGTTACAGCATTCGAAGCACTTGGCTTCTCTTTCTTATCtttaaaataatgaaagtTATGAGCACTTAAGTGGTGCCTAAGagttatttatatgtatatgaaaGTGTTCCTCACATACAAGTAGAGCCTGATAGTCTTAGATCTATCTGGGTAACGATTCAAGTGGAATTTAGAATTCTAAGTAAAGTTAAATAGATCTCATAGTGATGCTTGCATAATGGAAAATTATTTTGCTCTATCTGGCTAAATATTCCATTCATTTATCTTCCAACTCGTTTCCATTTTCTTATCATAGCTTTATCCTGAATCTTTCAATTGTTGTCTGGCATGGCATGTTGAGTATGTATTGCAGCTGAACTTGTCAGTTGTGTTGCTATGGTCATGATTACTGATGTCTTTAATGAATCTGTAAATCTTGTTTACACTGTGACACACTTCTTGCCTTTTATGGCTGGAGCCGAGATGGAAACCTTTGCTGCTGAAATATGAAGAGATTGCTACATATGGGCAGGCTAATATATTCCAACAAACCTATCGTGTGAAAATTTTCTTGCCGTATAGATCGGAGAAAATAAGCGTTCCGCTGGATTTTCTTGTATAATAGAATTTTCAGtatctcttttttcctttttgttgtTTGCCCTTATTAAAATTTCTGAATAATCTAAAGTAGATTTCGGGAACTCGCAGATGTGCTAGAGCAATCTTCCGATGATATTTTTGGCAAATGGGCCAGACCCAGGAACTCTGCTCATGGTCTTTAGGTTTTTCATCATAGGCTTTGGGGAATCTGTTTGGGAGCTTGTTCTTCAAGGATGGTGTTTCAATATTGGAGGGTTTTGGCAGGGGCAGGGTTGATATCATAACATGATTATGTTTTGGATTCAGGTTCTTAATTGTATTTATTCTGCTGCAGAAATGCTGGGGAGAAAGTTAGCTTAAGAACAAATGTCTGCTGATGCTTATGGGAAAACCGATGCTCAGTGGGTTTTGCAGTGGACCAAAATAGATTTTCAGGATGATTATCTAATGTTGCTTTATTACAGGCTCCTATTTTGGGTTTTTGATGATTGTAGAGCTCATATCGGTTTCCTTTTGGTAATCAAGATCTCATTAGTAGGTTTGTAGTTACTTAGCTGACCAAGAAAATGTCTTGTACAGAATAGTTGTTTGGGTTCGTCTTCGCGTGCATGATTTGTCTCACTGTTGCTGAAGATCTAGATAGGCAGAAATTGCTTTATTGTTGTGAGtgaatttttaacaaaagaaGGGAGTAAGATATGAATTACGATTGTTACATCGCATggttcctctctctttttcctgTTTTACCATCATCATAACATGATCGCCGTATGGTTGCTATATAGTATGGACCACAGGCCCTGATGTTTCTTGCTTTAACTCATCTTTTTATAACTTTATTAGTTGTTTATCTATTTAATCCTGCTGAAACACTtatctccccccccccccccccccccccacaaaaaaaagaagaaaaaacttCCGAAATAGTTTATAAAAGTACTTTATGAAAATACTGATCAATGATTTTAACGGTATTCATCATTAATTCATTCAAGAGTCATGATGCTGAACCTCATTGTTCACAAATTTGGATCCTTCTTTCCTTACTATTTATGGGTTTCACTCTGTTTCTGTAtctacaatatatatttttctggaATTAAAAGTTGTAACAGGTTCAAAACTAATGTCATTAGGTCCTTTGGCACTGCAATCTGTGCAACATGATGAGGCCATTGTCTTTTATGATTAAGTTGTTTATAGAAGGTATAATATTTGACATTATTATATCATTTGAGGTCAGATTATGTACTATTTACTTGGTATTGGTTGTTTGTAAATAGATTTAAGATCTTTCCGTACTTTACATTTAAGACTCTGCACCTTCATAATAACTTCGTGTAGTTCTCTGCAGGACTACATTCCATGGGTTCGGCCTTCTCACTTAAGTGGAGAAAATTTGGCCGTCATAATGAGATAGTTGATCTTATCATGTAGTCTTTTTGATAAAAAAGCTTCTTCTTTGCAGCAAAAAGTGCTCTATTTTCAGCGGAGTATATTCTATTTCAAGATTATATTAACTATGGTACTGTTGTTCTGTAATGAAGAATTATTCAGGTAAACATCTtgttttttcatcattttgtAGACGGCATAAAGATAAGAAGGAAGAGGAGCCTGAGGCTGATCCTGAGCGTGACCAGAGAACAGTATTTGCTTATCAGGTTATAATGATTCTTGCAAGCATTAAATAGCAGTGCCATTACCTTACAATTATAGCAGATATAGACAATGAATTAACATAATATCATATTATCTCCAGATTAATCTAAAAGCAGATGAAAGAGATGTTTATGAATTCTTCTCAAGGGCTGGCAAGGTATTTTTGAAGCTTTTTCTGCTGTTCATATTCATGCAGTGTCTCAGAGGAATGagacaagaagaagaattttCTTGCTGTGAAAAATATTATCCAGAATGGATGCTTTTGATGCTAGAAAAAGCTTGTCTAACTTCAGTTCTCATATATTTAAAGACGGCATCTGTCACATTAGATACTATTGAAGAATGGATTCGATTTTACTTATTCAAGTTAAACATCAGTGGAACTCTTGCCCTGAGTTTACTGCTTAGAAAGTTCAGTACTGAGTGACGATAATATATTGGGGAAACATAACGAAGAAAAGAGGATTTCAAATCTAGCAAGATCATGGCTACGCAAAACTTATTGTCCTAATCATGAAATGTTCATGATCATTCAAAATATAAGAGTACATGCTGATCTTATTAAGATCTTTGGTTGAACAATTTACTTCCATGTGCTGGTTTGAGTGGTTATGTcatcttcaatttttcttataatctAAACTTTGCAGGTGCGAGATGTACGCCTAATTATGGATAGGATCTCAAGGCGATCCAAAGGGGTTGGGTAGGTTCCATATATGTGTTGTAATCTACTTAATTTTCCTTGTAATTGATTTGCCAATATTATCTTTGATGGCATTTATTTTGCCAATCACTGTGATCTTGGTTGTGCTTTGACTAACTTGTAGAGGCCCTTTTGCTAAGTAGGAATGGAATGCCGATCCATTATCTTCTGAATGCAGTAGATGAATAGAACAAGTATGATGTGTGTTTTTTGAAATAATCAGATAGAGGCGTGaggaaataaattttagatttATTCCATGGGCTCATAGCCAGGATCGGTAAATTATTTCATGAAAGATTCTTGCTGTTAGGTGACAAGTcaacccaaaaataaataaataaataaataagagaaGATGATAGATATCTTTTTAGATAGATTGGTAGTTGTATTTTCCACTATGGGTTCTCAACAGGCCAACTTCGTTGGAATT from Punica granatum isolate Tunisia-2019 chromosome 2, ASM765513v2, whole genome shotgun sequence includes the following:
- the LOC116197181 gene encoding translation initiation factor IF3-1, mitochondrial; its protein translation is MVFWRRISQSQLTRVSQRIEQCCLQASRSSLRHYTAPVTLIDVKESPLTVIRRRDNPGFCSNVRFFAAPVQAKPKEEEREPSCRRLNEQIKAREVRVVTDEGHYVVPLYQALQEARARKLDLVEVQRSANPPVVKIMDYHMERYKQQLQEKERAKAKGKTTVKSGTCKEIRFTVKAEAKDLAVKADGIKRLMDRGYRVKCMATGTEDQDLGSLLARVFTLIEDVSHVESGPRVEKRQAYVVVRHIKFGTKKGRGKKKVDVNAEIERQQVALASGDSSSIPEEEDFHVSGSEETEEENFHGEEKPGKVGIAWSMDKGNDDSSKMFNPGSNSNRGVSSNFQRPAQAQAHTAPAQKVTENRYARKTEQGRRFPPHNSVDNSNWGRGSRDTFRSDQRDRTRMPSDIPRQERSYPNFSRNSGAPPGEVQKPRVQRPEGPSPQDAGQSFGIFSNPRSNASNNQQ